Proteins encoded together in one Miscanthus floridulus cultivar M001 chromosome 16, ASM1932011v1, whole genome shotgun sequence window:
- the LOC136510780 gene encoding protein PXR1-like, translated as MARGGYERCKDEDKALFGDKKIYSSSQVCGFKSVLIEPKRKGRVDQDEKKDEDKKKKSVTFKASTSSKSKGKAKKEESSDDEEASGFDMESMAVFVKNFGKFMKKKGYKSRKIRDNFKNKDQVRRCFRCKSKDHILVDCPYNSDNEEDEKKTNKKEKKEKEKKMSFKK; from the exons atggctagaggaggctatgagaggtgcaaggatgaagacaaagcaCTTTTTGGTGATAAGAAAATATACAGTAGCTCACAagtgtgtggattcaagagtgtgttgattgagcccaagag aAAGGGAAGGGTTGACCAAGATGAAAAGAAGgatgaggacaagaagaagaagagtgtgacattcaaggctagcacatcatccaagagcaagggcaaagcaaagaaagaagaatcaagtgatgatgaagaagctAGTGGCTTTGACATGGAATCCATGGCTGTATTTGTGAAGAactttggcaagttcatgaagaaaaaGGGCTACAAGTCAAGAAAGATAAGGGACAATTTCAAGAACAAAGACCAAGTGAGAAGGTGCTTTAGATGCAAGAGCAAAGATCACATCTTGGtggattgtccatacaatagtgacaatgaagaagatgagaagaagacgaacaagaaggagaagaaggaaaaggagaagaagatgtcCTTCAAGAAATAG